The Populus trichocarpa isolate Nisqually-1 chromosome 11, P.trichocarpa_v4.1, whole genome shotgun sequence genome has a segment encoding these proteins:
- the LOC18103011 gene encoding putative nuclear RNA export factor SDE5 isoform X1: MEVSTSNILKCDDEEKALEVLLEAFGSKFSLEQIASAYCKAGRNADLTVQILQDTEGGASTSSSHSSNGEAMLSEGSSESSNGYILKKCDANGKFRNVKQKWRPVSGGTVSSVLGKSYIRSMPVGNGSCAATKPLKLDSQEFPMSELWGEEPKQTQSKHDRMHEDMEDFLFKMLGDGFQLDREMIRQALDTCGYDMQKSMEKLLNLSAVILDKRNNYVGRSTGKFTDARSNSGGPSCQKNLQFMSSYGGSANRISNANGGGSPGQGKEKNNLQKEILASLFNGAERSGELSGRITKAERRSIVYGEPVVEPPTDFTLENRTDFMDSLQDYDNVLSVEDVDEDDSYHLLRKAWKEYRTTMNEFYKAAGDAFAKGDDERANKLMDEGNFFRDKAYEVDEESTQKIFGTKNVETQDQMLLDLHEHGAKDAIRSLKSNFLLLSGIPSFKDLKVIIETNEVDVTKGARRRLIMKLLEKESINWTEGADVGTILIQLDNINPKRLSFAKK, from the exons ATGGAAGTATCTACTTCCAACATATTGAAATGTGATGATGAGGAGAAGGCATTGGAGGTCTTGCTTGAGGCATTTGGTTCTAAATTTTCTCTTGAACAAATAGCATCTGCTTATTGCAAGGCAGGCCGAAATGCAGATTTGACTGTTCAAATTCTTCAAGATACGGAGGGAGGTGCCTCTACCTCTTCAAGTCATTCATCCAATGGAGAGGCTATGCTGAGTGAAGGATCTTCTGAGTCATCCAATGGTTATATTTTGAAGAAATGTGATGCAAATGGAAAGTTCAGAAATGTAAAGCAAAAATGGCGTCCAGTTTCAGGAGGCACCGTTTCAAGTGTTCTCGGAAAAAGTTACATTAGATCCATGCCAGTGGGCAATGGCTCTTGTGCCGCAACCAAACCATTGAAATTGGACTCGCAGGAGTTCCCAATGTCTGAACTTTGGGGAGAAGAACCCAAACAAACCCAATCAAAGCATGATCGTATGCACGAGGATAtggaagattttttattcaaaatgctAGGAGATGGCTTCCAGCTGGATAGGGAAATGATTCGACAAGCTCTAG ATACATGTGGGTATGATATGCAAAAG AGCATGGAGAAACTACTTAATTTGTCAGCAGTGATTTTGGACAAAAGGAACAATTATGTTGGTAGATCCACTGGAAAG TTCACAGATGCACGGTCAAATAGTGGAGGACCTtcatgtcaaaaaaatttaCAGTTTATGAGTTCCTATGGAGG CAGTGCAAATAGAATTTCAAATGCAAATGGGGGAGGATCACCTGGCCAggggaaagagaaaaacaaccTCCAGAAGGAAATTTTGGCCTCACTTTTTAATGGTGCTGAGAGATCTGGGGAGTTATCTGGAAGAATAACAAAGGCTGAGAGGAGGTCAATAGTATATGGAGAGCCAGTGGTTGAACCTCCTACTGACTTTACCTTAGAGAACAGGACTGATTTTATGGACTCTCTGCAAGATTATGACAATG TGTTATCAGTTGAAGATGTAGATGAAGATGATAGTTACCATCTTCTTCGTAAAGCTTGGAAGGAGTATCGGACCACAATGAATGAATTTTACAAAGCT GCTGGTGATGCGTTTGCCAAGGGAGATGATGAGCGAGCAAACAAACTAATGGACGAG GGAAATTTTTTTCGTGACAAGGCTTATGAGGTAGATGAGGAATCTACTCAGAAGATTTTTGGAACCAA AAATGTTGAGACTCAAGACCAGATGTTGCTTGATCTGCATGAACATGGTGCAAAAGATGCAATACGCTCCTTGAAGAGTAATTTTCTCTTACTCTCAGGCATCCCAT cATTCAAGGACCTCAAAGTCATCATTGAGACAAATGAGGTGGATGTCACGAAAGGGGCTCGTAGAAGATTG ATTATGAAGCTATTAGAGAAGGAATCGATAAACTGGACTGAAGGAGCGGATGTTGGAACAATACTAATTCAATTGGATAATATCAACCCTAAGCGCTTGAGTTTCGCCAAAAAATAG
- the LOC18103011 gene encoding putative nuclear RNA export factor SDE5 isoform X2 codes for MEVSTSNILKCDDEEKALEVLLEAFGSKFSLEQIASAYCKAGRNADLTVQILQDTEGGASTSSSHSSNGEAMLSEGSSESSNGYILKKCDANGKFRNVKQKWRPVSGGTVSSVLGKSYIRSMPVGNGSCAATKPLKLDSQEFPMSELWGEEPKQTQSKHDRMHEDMEDFLFKMLGDGFQLDREMIRQALDTCGYDMQKSMEKLLNLSAVILDKRNNYVGRSTGKFTDARSNSGGPSCQKNLQFMSSYGGANRISNANGGGSPGQGKEKNNLQKEILASLFNGAERSGELSGRITKAERRSIVYGEPVVEPPTDFTLENRTDFMDSLQDYDNVLSVEDVDEDDSYHLLRKAWKEYRTTMNEFYKAAGDAFAKGDDERANKLMDEGNFFRDKAYEVDEESTQKIFGTKNVETQDQMLLDLHEHGAKDAIRSLKSNFLLLSGIPSFKDLKVIIETNEVDVTKGARRRLIMKLLEKESINWTEGADVGTILIQLDNINPKRLSFAKK; via the exons ATGGAAGTATCTACTTCCAACATATTGAAATGTGATGATGAGGAGAAGGCATTGGAGGTCTTGCTTGAGGCATTTGGTTCTAAATTTTCTCTTGAACAAATAGCATCTGCTTATTGCAAGGCAGGCCGAAATGCAGATTTGACTGTTCAAATTCTTCAAGATACGGAGGGAGGTGCCTCTACCTCTTCAAGTCATTCATCCAATGGAGAGGCTATGCTGAGTGAAGGATCTTCTGAGTCATCCAATGGTTATATTTTGAAGAAATGTGATGCAAATGGAAAGTTCAGAAATGTAAAGCAAAAATGGCGTCCAGTTTCAGGAGGCACCGTTTCAAGTGTTCTCGGAAAAAGTTACATTAGATCCATGCCAGTGGGCAATGGCTCTTGTGCCGCAACCAAACCATTGAAATTGGACTCGCAGGAGTTCCCAATGTCTGAACTTTGGGGAGAAGAACCCAAACAAACCCAATCAAAGCATGATCGTATGCACGAGGATAtggaagattttttattcaaaatgctAGGAGATGGCTTCCAGCTGGATAGGGAAATGATTCGACAAGCTCTAG ATACATGTGGGTATGATATGCAAAAG AGCATGGAGAAACTACTTAATTTGTCAGCAGTGATTTTGGACAAAAGGAACAATTATGTTGGTAGATCCACTGGAAAG TTCACAGATGCACGGTCAAATAGTGGAGGACCTtcatgtcaaaaaaatttaCAGTTTATGAGTTCCTATGGAGG TGCAAATAGAATTTCAAATGCAAATGGGGGAGGATCACCTGGCCAggggaaagagaaaaacaaccTCCAGAAGGAAATTTTGGCCTCACTTTTTAATGGTGCTGAGAGATCTGGGGAGTTATCTGGAAGAATAACAAAGGCTGAGAGGAGGTCAATAGTATATGGAGAGCCAGTGGTTGAACCTCCTACTGACTTTACCTTAGAGAACAGGACTGATTTTATGGACTCTCTGCAAGATTATGACAATG TGTTATCAGTTGAAGATGTAGATGAAGATGATAGTTACCATCTTCTTCGTAAAGCTTGGAAGGAGTATCGGACCACAATGAATGAATTTTACAAAGCT GCTGGTGATGCGTTTGCCAAGGGAGATGATGAGCGAGCAAACAAACTAATGGACGAG GGAAATTTTTTTCGTGACAAGGCTTATGAGGTAGATGAGGAATCTACTCAGAAGATTTTTGGAACCAA AAATGTTGAGACTCAAGACCAGATGTTGCTTGATCTGCATGAACATGGTGCAAAAGATGCAATACGCTCCTTGAAGAGTAATTTTCTCTTACTCTCAGGCATCCCAT cATTCAAGGACCTCAAAGTCATCATTGAGACAAATGAGGTGGATGTCACGAAAGGGGCTCGTAGAAGATTG ATTATGAAGCTATTAGAGAAGGAATCGATAAACTGGACTGAAGGAGCGGATGTTGGAACAATACTAATTCAATTGGATAATATCAACCCTAAGCGCTTGAGTTTCGCCAAAAAATAG
- the LOC18103012 gene encoding monothiol glutaredoxin-S17, producing the protein MKKQRHRFLLINIGKGSCAVSANFCECVVAGWNKKKKSGSVKDVKSKAELDNITKSGEAVIIHFWASWCDASKQMDQVFSHLSTDFPNTHFLTVEAEEQPEISEAFSVSSVPYFVFVKDGKTVDTLEGADPSSLATKVTRVAGSANPGEPAAPASLGMAAGPTVLETVKEFAKENGSSPQANQAQPGLSDTLKNRLQQLIDSHPIMLFMKGNPEAPRCGFSQKVIDILKDENVKFGTFDILSDNEVRDGLKLLLNWPTFPQLYCKGELLGGCDIAIAMHESGELKEVFRDHGIDAIGSVEAKVSGSENGKGGITQSTGLSTTLTSRLESLINSSPVMLFMKGKPTEPKCGFSGKVVAILQEEKVTFESFDILTDEEVRQGLKVYSNWSSYPQLYIKGELIGGSDIVLEMQKSGELKRILVEKGIVQKETLEDHLKSLITSSPVMLFMKGTPDAPRCGFSSKVVNALKEKGVSFGSFDILSDEAVRQGLKVFSNWPTFPQLYYKGELIGGCDIILELRDNGELKSTLSE; encoded by the exons atgaaaaaacaaagacacaGGTTTCTATTGATAAATATAGGAAAGGGAAGTTGTGCTGTGTCTGCAAATTTCTGCGAGTGTGTGGTTGCAGgctggaataaaaaaaaaaagagtgggtCGGTAAAGGACGTGAAATCAAAGGCTGAGCTTGATAACATAACCAAAAGTGGAGAAGCAGTAATCATTCACTTCTGGGCATCATGGTGTGATGCTTCAAAACAAATGGACCAAGTCTTTTCTCATCTCTCCACTGATTTTCCTAACACCCACTTTCTCACG GTTGAAGCAGAGGAGCAACCAGAGATATCAGAGGCCTTTTCAGTGTCTTCTGTGCCTTATTTTGTTTTCGTGAAG GATGGCAAGACAGTTGATACATTGGAAGGTGCAGATCCTTCCAGTTTGGCAACCAAAGTCACTAGAGTTGCTGGCTCAGCTAACCCTGGAGAACCTGCAGCCCCTGCCAGCCTTGGAATGGCTGCTGGACCTACTGTTCTTGAAACAGTGAAAGAGTTTGCCAAAGAAAATGGCTCCTCCCCACAAGCAAACCAAGCACAACCTGGCCTCAGTGATACATTAAAAAATCGATTGCAACAGCTGATTGACTCTCACCCTATCATGCTATTTATGAAAGGGAATCCTGAAGCTCCTAGGTGTGGGTTTAGCCAAAAAGTTATTGatattttgaaggatgaaaatgtGAAATTCGGAACTTTTGATATCTTATCTGACAATGAGGTTCGTGACGGGTTGAAGTTGCTCTTGAACTGGCCCACATTTCCTCAGCTGTACTGCAAGGGAGAGCTTCTTGGCGGATGTGACATAGCAATTGCAATGCATGAGAGTGGTGAATTAAAAGAAGTTTTCAGAGATCATGGAATTGATGCTATTGGTTCCGTTGAGGCAAAAGTGAGTGGAAGTGAAAATGGAAAGGGCGGCATTACACAATCCACTGGCTTGAGCACGACCTTGACCTCCAGACTTGAAAGCCTGATTAATTCAAGCCCAGTTATGTTGTTTATGAAGGGAAAACCTACCGAGCCAAAGTGTGGTTTCAGTGGGAAGGTAGTTGCAATCCTTCAAGAGGAAAAGGTGACCTTTGAGAGCTTTGATATTCTCACCGACGAAGAAGTCCGTCAGGGGCTTAAAGTCTATTCTAATTGGTCCAGTTACCCTCAACTGTACATCAAAGGTGAACTTATTGGCGGATCAGACATCGTGCTGGAGATGCAGAAAAGCGGGGAACTTAAAAGGATTTTGGTTGAGAAAGGGATTGTTCAGAAGGAGACTCTAGAAGATCACTTAAAGAGCCTGATCACTTCTTCGCCAGTGATGCTCTTCATGAAGGGCACCCCAGATGCCCCCAGATGTGGTTTCAGTTCCAAGGTTGTGAATGCCCTGAAGGAGAAGGGTGTCAGTTTTGGGtcctttgatattttatcaGATGAGGCAGTGAGGCAGGGACTAAAGGTCTTCTCGAATTGGCCAACCTTTCCTCAGCTTTATTACAAAGGTGAGCTAATAGGCGGTTGTGATATTATACTGGAGCTGCGAGACAACGGAGAACTAAAATCCACCCTATCTGAGTAG
- the LOC18103013 gene encoding pentatricopeptide repeat-containing protein At4g21705, mitochondrial has product MNTKLISKTLNQNQNAIISRSYYTNKTNKATLYSKLSPLGSTPSLEPELDSWIQNGKKVKVAELQRIIHDFRMRKRFTHALQVSEWMNKKGICIFSPSQHAVQLDLIGRVHGFVSAENYFNNLRDQDKNEKTYGALLNCYVQKRETDKSISHLQKMKEMGFAKSSLSYNDIMCLYTNVGQHEKVPQVLNEMKENNVSPDNFSYRLCMNSYGARGDLEGMEKMLNEMEHQPDIVVDWNSYAVAASSYIKGGLTDKAIDSLKKSETRLDKKDGTGYNHLISLYATLGEKTEVLRLWDLEKSTCERPINKDYINIMASLVKLDEFEEVEKVLKEWEASGNFYDVRVPNTLIIGYSGKGLYEKAKALLENLTEKGKATLPNIWGKVAAGFFDKNEVAKAFSCMKAALCLYEENKEWKPNQKVITGILSWLGDEGSAEDAEAFVSSLKNVIPMNREMYHAVLKAHIRAGKEVHGLLDGMKTCKIKEDEETKKILSMMQK; this is encoded by the exons ATGAACACAAAACTAAtctctaaaaccctaaaccaaaatcaaaatgcaatcaTTTCCAGATCTTACTACACCAACAAAACTAATAAAGCTACCCTGTACTCAAAGCTCAGTCCTTTAGGAAGCACCCCAAGTTTGGAGCCTGAGCTTGACAGTTGGATCCAAAACGGAAAAAAGGTCAAGGTTGCTGAGCTTCAACGCATTATCCACGATTTTCGCATGCGAAAACGGTTCACTCACGCCCTTcag GTGTCAGAATGGATGAATAAAAAGGGCATTTGCATATTCTCACCAAGTCAACATGCTGTTCAATTGGATTTGATTGGTAGAGTTCATGGGTTTGTTTCTGCTGAGAACTATTTCAATAACCTGAGGGACcaggataaaaatgaaaagacataTGGTGCCCTTCTGAATTGTTATGTTCAGAAGCGTGAAACTGATAAGTCCATCTCGCATTTGCAGAAAATGAAGGAGATGGGCTTTGCCAAATCATCTCTCTCTTATAATGACATTATGTGCCTCTACACGAATGTTGGCCAGCATGAGAAGGTTCCTCAGGTCCTAAATGAGATGAAGGAGAACAATGTTTCACCTGATAACTTCAGCTACAGACTTTGCATGAATTCCTATGGTGCTAGAGGTGACCTTGAGGGAATGGAAAAGATGTTGAATGAGATGGAGCACCAACCGGACATTGTTGTGGACTGGAACTCCTATGCTGTTGCTGCTAGTTCTTACATCAAAGGTGGCCTTACTGATAAGGCCATTGATTCCCTGAAAAAATCAGAAACAAGGCTAGATAAGAAAGATGGAACTGGTTACAATCATCTGATTTCACTCTATGCTACACTAGGGGAGAAGACTGAGGTTTTGAGATTGTGGGATCTGGAGAAATCTACTTGTGAAAGGCCTATAAACAAGGATTATATCAACATTATGGCTTCTCTAGTGAAGCTTGATGAGTTTGAAGAAGTTGAGAAAGTGCTAAAAGAGTGGGAAGCATCTGGCAATTTTTACGATGTTCGGGTGCCAAATACCCTTATTATTGGGTACTCTGGTAAAGGCTTGTATGAGAAAGCAAAGGCACTGCTTGAGAACTTGACCGAGAAAGGAAAGGCGACTCTCCCAAACATTTGGGGCAAAGTTGCTGCAGGATTCTTTGACAAAAATGAGGTGGCAAAAGCTTTCAGCTGTATGAAGGCTGCCCTCTGCCTATATGAGGAGAATAAAGAATGGAAGCCAAATCAAAAGGTGATCACTGGCATTTTGAGTTGGCTTGGTGATGAAGGTAGTGCTGAAGACGCAGAAGCTTTTGTGTCCTCGTTGAAGAATGTCATCCCAATGAACAGGGAAATGTATCATGCTGTATTGAAGGCACATATAAGAGCTGGGAAAGAAGTGCATGGACTTTTGGACGGCATGAAAACTTGCAAGATAAAGGAGGACGAAGAAACTAAGAAAATCTTGAGCATGATGCAGAAGTAA
- the LOC18103014 gene encoding heat stress transcription factor A-2b, which yields MAATFSQLDQDTTSKSSSSNTRSPRTRSPAPFLSKTYDLLEEGGAHDSVDDHPHGKRVVSWNAEGNGFVVWSPAEFSELTLPRYFKHSNFSSFIRQLNTYGFKKTSSKQWEFKHEKFQKGRRHMLVEIIRKKCEPSMFPAYLKASSNQENAIIDMEETNCLTLMAENKNLRREKLELQIQIAQFKALETKLLDCLNQYNMGNHQNKTRRLC from the exons ATGGCGGCCACTTTCTCTCAGCTTGACCAAGACACAACAAGCAAGAGTTCTTCAAGCAACACCAGGTCTCCAAGAACAAGAAGCCCTGCTCCATTTTTATCCAAGACTTACGACTTGCTAGAAGAAGGTGGGGCTCATGATAGCGTTGATGATCATCCTCATGGCAAGAGAGTTGTTTCTTGGAATGCAGAGGGAAATGGGTTTGTAGTGTGGTCTCCAGCTGAGTTCTCAGAGCTCACTTTGCCTAGATACTTCAAGCACAGCAACTTCTCTAGCTTCATCCGTCAGCTTAACACTTAT GGATTCAAGAAAACATCATCGAAGCAATGGGAATTCAAGCATGAAAAGTTTCAGAAAGGGAGGAGGCACATGCTAGTCGAGATCATTCGAAAAAAATGTGAGCCTAGTATGTTTCCAGCATATTTAAAGGCTTCTTCTAATCAAGAGAATGCAATAATTGACATGGAAGAAACTAATTGTTTGACGCTCATGGCGGAGAACAAGAACCTTCGAAGAGAGAAACTTGAACTGCAAATCCAAATAGCACAATTCAAGGCTCTAGAAACTAAGTTATTGGACTGTCTTAATCAATACAATATGGGAAACCACCAGAACAAAACCAGGAGGCTATGTTAA